The Actinosynnema mirum DSM 43827 genomic interval CCTCCGCAGGCCACGGGCACGGCCACCCCCACGGTCACGACCACGCCCACGGGCACGACGCCGCGAACACCCAGATCGAGATCCTGGACCTGGACGCCGAGGTCCTCGCCGACCAGATCGCCTCGATCGTCGACTCGCTGCCCGTCCCCACGCCTCCCGCCACCATCGTCGACCTCGGCGCGGGCACCGGAGCGGGCGCGCTCGCCCTGCTCCGCCGCTTCCCGGACGCCCAGGTCACCGCCGTCGACACCGCACCCGCCCACCTGCGCCGCCTCGTGGAGAAGGCGGAAACGGCCGGTGTCGCCGATCGAGTCCACCCGGTCGAGGCAGACCTCAACGCGCAGTGGCCACCCCTCGGCGTCCCGGAGCTGGTCTGGGCCTCCGCCTCCCTGCACCACGTCGACGACCCGGCGCGCGTCCTGCGCCTGGTCCACGACCTGCTCGCCCCCGGCGGCCTGTTCGCCCTGGTCGAGCTGGCCGACTTTCCCCGCTTCCTGCCTGCGGGCGCCCCGGCCGAGAGCCCCGGCCTCGAAGACCGCTGCCACGCGGCCGCGCCCCGGCACGAGGGCCACGCCGACCACCGCGGCACCGACTGGACCCCTCACCTGATCGAGGCGGGCTTCACGATCGAGGCCCACCGCACCGTCACCATCAACCTCGCCCCACCCCTCCCGGACTCCGTGGGCCGCTACGCTCTCAACGCCCTGCGGGGCCTCCGCCACCAGGCCGCCGACGCGCTGGCGCCCGAGGACCTGGCCGTCCTCGACCGCCTGATCGACCCCGACGACCCGCGCAGCGCGCTGCGCAGGCCGGATCTCACCGTGCGCACCGAACGCGTCGTCTGGGCGGCCCGCAAGCCCTGACCCCAGCGGTTCTGTCGTACCCCCGTGCTTGGCTGTGCCCCGTGACCGACGACACCGACTGGTCGACCCTGGAGCACGCCTTCGGCAGGGCCGACGACATCCCGCCGATGCTGGAGAAGCTGGCCACCGACCCGGACGCGGACACCTGGTCGGAGCTCTGGGGCTCGATCTACCACCAGGGCAGCACCTACTCCGCCAGCGTCGCCGCCCTCCCGCACCTCGCGCGCATCGCCGAGCTGCGCCCCGACGCGGCGCTGGAGGCCATCGCGCTCGCGGGCCGCATCAGCGCCGCCGAGTGGCCCGATGTCGAGGACGAGCACCCGAGGGCCCTGGAGTCCCTGCGCGCCGCCGCCACCGCCCAGCTCGCGGTCGAGGGCTTGGACGACGACTTCGCGGTCGCCCTCCAGGCGCTCCTCGGCCTCGGCCGCGCCCCGGAGTGGGGCGAGGACGCGTTCGACGGCGTCATCGCGGGCGGCTGCTGCGTGGCGTGCCCGTCCTGCGAGACCGACCTGGACGTCCGCTTCCCGTCCAGCACCGGCAACGGCTGGGAGGGCGTGGACACCGTCCCGGAGCCCGCGACCGAGTTCGACGGCGTCGCGGCCTGGCTGCGCGGCGAGGCGCTGCGGGCCGGAAGAGCGGGGGTGGCCGCGACGCTCGCCGAGCTGTTCGGCACGATTGCCTGCGACGAGTGCGGTGAGCGCTTCGCCCTGGCAGCGGCGCTGACCGGGTTGGAGGGCGACGAGGAAGAGGACTGACGCGGGATGAGCGACGCGGTGCCGGTGCTGCTGGAGCGGCTGGAGACCGACCCCGACCCGGAGACCTGGGCGAGCCTGTGGGACGAGCTGTACCACGGCGCGGCCGACCCCGCGGCGGGCGTCGAGGCCCTGCCACGCCTGCTGCGGGTGGCCGAGTTCCAGCCGACGGAGGCGATCGACGCCGTCGTGCTGGCCGGAAGGCTGAGCGCCGCCGCGTGGCCCGCCCCGCAGGAGTCCCAGCCCGAGGTGCTGGAGGCCCTGCGCGACCACGCGAGGGCCCAGCTCGCCGCGGCGGGCGCCGACATCGACACGGCCTACCTGATCGCGGCCCTGCTCGGTCTCGGCCAGGCCCCGGAGTGGGGCGAGCTGTTCGACGGCGTCGAGCTCGGCGGCTACGAGCTGACCTGCCCGGACTGCGCCCGCCACCTGACCGTCCGCCTGCCGTCCACGGGCACCGAGGACTGGCTGTCGGCCGACACCAACGCCGAGCCCGCGCCGGAGGAGGACCTCACCGGCACGGCGGAGTGGGCGTACCGGGCGGCCGTCGAGTCGGGCAGCGCGGCCGTGGCCGGCGCGGTGCGCGAGCTGTTCGGCGAGGCGACCTGCCCGCACTGCGCGACCCTGTTCGTCCCGGCGGAGCGGGTGCTCGCGCAGGGCTGACCGCCCCGGCCAGGGCCGCATCAGCGCGTGCGGCCCTGGCCGACCGGCTAGGACCCCAGGAACGCCAGCAGTTCGGCCGTGACGAACTCCGGGTTCTCCTCCACCAGCCAGTGCCCCGCGTTCGGCACGTCCGCCGACCGCACGACGTTCGTCAGCCTCGGCGCGACCGTCGCGCGGATCGCGTCCGACTGGCCCTGCGCGGCCAGCACCAGGGTCGGCACGTCGAGCGGCGGCGCGGACTCGGCGGCCCGCACGTCCGCGCCGAGCGAGCGGTACAGCTCGAACCCGCCCGACAGCGCTCCCGGTTCGCGGTAGGTGCGCGCGTACTCGTCGATCTCGGCCTCGCTGAACGGGGACGTGGTCGCGTCGCCGCCGAAGGCCGTGCCGTTGAACGAGACCTGCGGGTAGAACAGCGACAGGTACTCGCGCACGTCGTCGCCCACCACGGCTTCCGGCACCTGCGGCTGCGAGTGGAACGCGATGTGCCAGCTCAGCGAGCGGTACGCGGTCTCGCCGATCGCGGGGCCGGGCAGCGGAAGGTCCAGGTAGCCCAGGCGCGCGGTGTCCTGCGGGAACTGCGCGGCGTACTGGAACGCCACCGCCGCGCCCAGGTCGTGGCCGACCACGGCGGCGTCGCGCACGCCGAGCCGGTCGGCGACCAGGGTGTGCGCGTAGCGGGCCAGGGTCGCCTTGTCGTAGCCGGACGGGGTCCCGGTGCTGTCGCCGAGGCCCGGCAGGTCGATCGCGTAGACGGTGTGGTGCTCGGCCAGTTCGGGCATGACCTCCCACCAGCCGTACCAGGTCTGCGGCCACCCGTGCAGCAGCACCACGGGCGAGCCGCTGCCGCCGGTCACGTAGTGCATCCGCACGCCGTCCACGTCGGCGAACTCGTGGCGGAACCTCCCGGCGAACTCGGGGTCCTCGCGCGTGATCACCTCGTGGGCCGGGATCTCGGGCGCGGCTTCGGGGCCTGCGGGGTCGGGTCCCGCGCAGGCGGTGGCGCCCAGCGCGAGCAGGGCCGCCAGCGCGGTCACCAGGCGGTGTCGGGTGTTCATCTGAGCCTGTTCTCCTTCAGGGGCTGGGGTTTCAGCGCCCGGTCGCGCCGTCGATCAGCTCGCGGAGGATGTCCGCGTGCCCCGCGTGCCGACCGGTCTCCTCGATCAGGTGGACCAGCGCCCAGCGGGCCGTCGGCGCGTCGGGGTGGGGGAGCGGGGCGCCCAGGTCGTCGACCGCGTCGAGCACGGCGTTCACGCGCTCGACCGCGTCGCGGTAGCGGGCGAGGACGTCGGCGACGGTGTCGGTCGGCGCGGCCTCGAACGTCGACGGCCAGTGGATCCCCTTCTCCCCCAGGAAGGTCGCGCGCTCGACGTGCGCCAGGTGGTGCAGCAGGCCGAGCAGGTTCGTGCCGGACGGGACGCCCGCGGCGCGCACCTGCGGTTCGGGCGCGCCGTCGAGCTTGGCGGCGGCGCAGGACCGCAGGTAGTCCAGGAATCCGCGCAGCACCTGGGCTTCGGGGTTCCCGGTCCGGGGCGGCGGGGTGTCGTGGCGGGGCATTTCGCTCCTTCGTGGACGGTGTCAGCGGGTGCGGCGGACCAGCAGGACGTGGTCGACCACCTCGGCGCGCTGCCCGCCCGGCCCGGTCGCGACCCTGGTCGGCGACTCGCACCGCTCCACCGCCCACCCGTCCGCGTCCAGCGCCAGCTCCTCGGCGACCTCGTGCGGCGGCGGGTTGTCGTCGTCGCGGCCCCACGACCAGGGCGCGGCCGAGCCGTGGTCCACGACCAGCAGCCGGCCACCGGGGCGCAGCGCCCGCGCGGCGGCGCGCAGGACCGACGCGCGGTCCAGGTCGAACGGGGTGTGCAGGTAGTGGGCGCAGACCAGGTCGAACCGGCCGGTGGGGAACGACCCGGCCAGGTCGTGCCGCTCGGCGGCGACCCGGTCGGCCACGCCGCGCTCCCGCGCCAGCGCGGTCAGCCGCTCGACGGCGGTGGCCGAGATGTCGGTGGCGCGCACCCGCCAGCCCCGTTCCGCCAACCACAGCGCGTCGCCACCGCCGCCGCACCCCAGGTCCAGCGCGTCACCGGGGTCCAGCGGCCCGGCCACCTCGGTGAGGCGGGCGTTCGGCGCGGGCGCGGACGGCGGGCGGTTCGCGTGGACGCCGTCCCAGAACTCGGTCGCGGTGCTCATCGGGGCTCCTCTCCCATCGGTGCCGCCAGTCTCACCGGCACCACCCCGAACTGGCACAGAAACTTGCCGTTTTGGCAAGATGGCCGGGTGGACCGGGAACTGGACGGGGTGCTCGACGCGGTCGGCCCCAGGCTGCGGGCGCTGCGGCGCGATCGCGGCGTCACGCTGGCCGAGCTGTCCCTGCGCACCGGGGTGTCGGAGAGCACGCTGTCCCGGCTGGAGAGCGGGCAGCGGCGGGCCACGCTGGAGTTCCTGCTGCTGCTGGCGCGCGCCTACGACGTGCCGCTGGACGACCTGGTGGGCGCGCCGCGCACCGGCGACCCGCGCATCCACCTCAAGCCGATCACGCGGTTCGGCATGACGTTCGTGCCGCTGTCCCGGCGGCCGGGCGGGGTGCACGCGTTCAAGATGGTCATCCCCGCAGAACCGGAGCCTCTCGCTCCCGCGCCCAAGACGCACGAGGGGCTGGAGTGGCTGTACGTGCTCAGCGGCCGGTTGCGGCTCGTGGTCGGCGACCGCGACCTGGTGCTGCCGCCCGGTGAGGCGGCCGAGTTCGACACCTCGCTGCCGCACTGGCTGGGCACCGCCGACGGGGGAGCGGTGGAGCTGCTGATCCTGTTCGGACTGCACGGCGTGCGCTCGCACGTGCGCCCCGACGCGAACCGGACCGGGAACGACGAGGAGCCCTGACCCCACAACGGGATCAGGGCTCCGGGGGATCAGGGCCCCGGCGACCGCCGGTCAGCCCCGCCCGGCGCGCACGGCGGCCACGACACCGCCGTCCACCAGCAGGTCCGCGCCGGTGACGAACGAGGAACCGGGCCCGAGCAGGAACGCGGCGGCCTCGGCGATGTCGCTCGCCGTGCCGACCCGCCCGGTGCCGGACGCGGCCACCATCGCCCGCATCCGCTCGCCGCTCGCGCTCGCCAGCTCCTGCTGACCCATGGGGGTCGCGATCACGCCGGGGCTGATCGAGTTGACCCGCGCGCCGCGCTCGCCCCACGCGCGTGAGGCGGCTTGGACCTGGAAGTGGTTGGCGCGCTTGGCGATCCCGTACGCGCCACCGGGGTTCAGCGCCGCCGGGTCCAGCTCGGGCGAGGCGATCAGCTCGGCTGCGGTCCTGCTCGCCAGCAGCCGCTCCAGCTCCGGGGTGATCGGAGTCAGGTGCCCGCCCATGCTGGCGATCACCACACCCGCCCCGCCCGGCGCGACGACCCGGCCGAACTCCGCCAGCACCAGTTCCACGCCGAGCAGGTCGACGGCGAGGATCGCCTGCACCGGGGCCTGCGCGGGGGAGAGCCCGGCGGTGTGCGCGACCTGCGCGACCCGCCCCAGCGCGGCGGCGGCGTCGGCCAGCGCGCGCACGGACCCCGCGTCCGACACGTCGACCCGCTGGGCGGTCACCACGTGCCCCTCGCCGCGCAGCGAGTCGGCGGCGGACGTCAGCGTGGCCTCGTCGAAGTCCGCGAGCAGCACGTGCCTGCCCGCGCCCTGGCGGTGGGCGATGGCCCGCCCCATGCCACCCGTCCCGATGACGACGACCACCTCGGTGTCGCGCATGACGCCTCCCGTTCCGCGCTTTACGAGACGATTCGTCTCGCCTGGGTGTGACGGTACCCTCCGCGAGTGGTCCAGTCGCACCCCCGTCGCCGCAGCGCGGCAGCGCACCGCGCCATCCTGGAGGCGGTGCGCGACCTGCTGCTGGAGTCCGGCTACGAGCGGCTGTCCATGGACGGCATCGCGGCGCGCGCGGGCGTGGGCAAGCAGACCCTCTACCGCTGGTGGCCGTCCAAGGCGGCGGTGGTGGCCGAGGCGACCGTCGCCGGGCTGGTGTGGAACGGCGGCGGCGAGGTCCCCGAGACCGGCGACGTGGCCGTCGACCTGCGCGCCTGGCTGACCGTCCTGGTGGAGTCCACGGCGGAGCGGGCGTCGCTGGTCCGAGCCCTCATCTCGGCCTCCGCGGACGACCGGGGCGAGGCCCGCCGCCTCTACCTGCGCTTCACCGGCCCCCACCGCGACGCCGTCCTCGCCCGCCTGCGCCGCGGCGTGGACTCCGGCCAGGTGCGCCCCGACGCGGACCTGGACGCGGTCGCCGACGCCTGCGTGGGCACCCTGCTCTTCCAGGTCCTCACCGACAACGAGAACCACTCGGCGTCCCGCCTGGACGGCCTCCTGCGCCTGCTCCTACCGGGCCTCCTGGTCCACCCCCGGACCACTGGCGCCCCCGAACCACCCGGCGACCACCACTGACCTGGAGCGTCCCACACCGCCCGGCCCCGCCCACTGCCCTGGGCCGTCCTACCCCGCCCCGTCCCGCCGCTGACCTGGGCCGTCCCACGCCGACCCGCTCCGCCGCTGACCTGGCCTTCCCCTCGCTGAGTCGGACTGTCCCACCGCGCCTGTGGTCGTCTCGCCGTTGATCCGGGCCACCCTGCCGTCGAACCGTCCCGCCGCGCCCCGTCCGCCCCACCTCTGCCCTGACCGCCCCACCTCCGCCCTGACCGGCCCGCCTCCGCCCTGACCGGCCCGCTGAGCCTCTGGCCAGCCCACTGGCTGAGTCGGTCCACTGCCCCCCCCTGAGCCGTTCCACCGCGTCTCGAACCGGCCCGTCACGTCCCCAGCCCAGCCCGCCGCGTTCCCGCCACCACGCCACACCGAGCCCTTCTCGTCACCCACCGCGATCAACCGCGTGGCCGATCACTCGATCGTGTGGCCAATGGTGTGGGCCACCCGTCGCCCGGTTCCCGTACCGTGATCGTTTTGCCGGGCGCCCGACCGGCGCGGTGAGCCGGCAGTCAAGACATCGGAGGACGACGCGTGAGCGAGGTCTACCGGGACGAGGTCCCGGCGCACCTGAGGACCACGGCGCAACTGCGCTCGTCGGGAAGGCGTCCGGTCGACCCTGGCAAGGCCGCCGCCTGGCTGGAGCGCGTCTTCGACGGCGACGTCTGGCGCACCGCCCTGCACGACGTCACCGCGACCACCCCGCTCCCGTCGTCGCCCCCGCGCGCCCCCGAACCAGCGCGCGCCACCACCTCACCCGCGCGCGAGGAGTCCGCGACGTGGGCCCGCGACGTCCTCGCCGACCGCGACGCGGTCGTGCTCGACACCGAGCTGACCGACTTCACCGGGCGCGTCATCGAGATCGCCGTGGTGGCCACCGACGGCGCCACCCTGCTGACCTCGCTCGTCGACCCGGAGGGCGCGCAGATCAACCCGTACGCGCAGCGCGCGCACGGCATCACCGCCCAGATGCTCACCGGCGCGCCCACGCTGGAGCAGCTGTGGCCGAAGCTCGACCACGTCCTGCGCGGCAAGCGCGTGATCGCCTGGAACGCCCCGTTCGACCTCACCAGGCTGCGCGCCGAGCACCGGCACCTCTTCGGGGACGCCGACCTCCCGGACTGGCTGACCGGCCCGTGGCTGTGCGCGATGCGCAAGCACGCGGCCTGGGTGGGCGACCGCAACACCAAGGGGGGCGGCTTCCGCAACCACCGCCTGGAGGGCGGCCACCGCGCGGAGGGCGACTGCCTCGCCGCCCTGGCCTGGATCAAGCGCATGGCGGACACCGCGCCCGGCACGGAAGCGCACGCTGGCACGGGAGCGCACGCTGGCACGGGAGCGCACGCCGTCGCGGGAGCGCACCCCGGCGCGGTCACGACCGGCGCACCGGAGCCCGACCTGGCGACGATCCGCGAGCTGTGGCCCCAGGTCCTGGGCAAGGTCCGGGAGCACAGCCGGTCCCTGGAGGCCATGCTGGGCAAGGCGGAGCCCGCCGTCGTGGCGGGCCGCGTCCTGACGATCCGCCACCCCTCCGCGGTGGTCGGCCGCAGGGTCGCGCAGAGCCAGAACCTCGGCCTGGTCAACGCCGCCCTGACCGCGCTCCTCGGCCTGCCGTGGACCACGCGGGTCGCACCGCACGACCCCGGCGCCTGACGGACCGGGCTTGAGTCTCAACCGCCTTGAGACCCCACAGTGGCCACCGTGACCGACGACCAGCTGTACCCGATCGGCGACGTGGCGCGCCGGACCGGCCTGAGCGTGAGCGCCATCAGGTTCTACGCCGACGAGGGGGTGATCGAGCCGACCGCGCACACCGACGCCGGCTACCGCCTCTACGACGTGGCCGCCATCGCGCGCCTGGAGCTCGTGCGCACCCTGCGCGACCTCGGCGCGGGCCTGGACGACATCCGGGGCGTGCTCAAGGACGAGATGAGCCTGCGAGAGCTCGCGTCAGCGCACCTCGACGTCGTCGAGGGGCAGATGCGCACGCTGAAGGCCAGGCGAGCCGTTCTCCACACCATTGTGAACCAGAACTCCGACGCGCGGCAGGTGTCTCTCCTGCACGATCTGGTGAACATGTCCGACGACGCCCGAGACCGCCTGCTCGACGACTTCTGGACCGAGGTCACCGGGGGCCTGCCGATCCACCCCGGCTACCAGGAGCACCTGCGCCGCACGCGCCCCGTGCTGCCGGAGGAGCCCACCGCCGAGCAGTTGCAGGCCTGGATCGCGCTGGCGGACATGGTGGGCGACGCGGAGTTCCGCGCGTCCGTCCGCCACTTCTACCGGCAGGCCTTCGCCACGCCCCGCTCGGACGAGCTCACCTCGCCCCAGATGGTCGCCCGGTCGGAGGAGCACAGCGCGATCTCCCTGGAGGCCTGGAAGGCCGAGCGCGCCGGGACCACCCCCGAGTCGCCGGAGGCGCGGGAGCTGGCCGAGCGCCTGCTGAGGTCGACCGGGCTGATGAGCGCCGAGATGACCGGCCAGAGCATGGACGAGGAGCAGTGGGCCGACCTGCGCGGGCTGCTGTCCGAACCCGAGGCGAACCCCGAGGTGACCCGGTTCGTGGAGGGCTTCACGGCGGACTTCGGCGGCGTGTTCGAGCCGTTCTTCGCGCTCCTGGCGACGATCAACGACGTGCCGCTGGAGGAGCTGTGGAACACCGGCCCGAGCGACGCCTGGGTCGCGGCGGCGCTCAGGGCAGGCGGCTGACGGGCAGGTGACCGGGCGGGCGCTGAACCCAAGCCGGGCGCGGGGGCGCTCACCCCCGCCCCGGCACCAGCCCCGTCCGCCAGGCCCACGCCGCCACCTCGACCCGGTTGCGCGCCGCCAGCTTGCGCTGCGCGTTCCCCAGGTGCGTCTTCACCGTCGCCACCCCGAGGTGCAGCTCCCCGGCCACCTCGTCGTTGGTCCGCCCCAGCGCCACCAGCCGGACCACCTCCAGCTCCCGCTCGGTCAGCGGCTCCACCAGCGCGGCCGACTCCTCGGCCCGCTCCGCGCCCCGCTCGGGCGCCAGGTGCGCCAGCAGCCGCACGGTCACGTTCGGCGAGATCATCGACGTCCCGGCCGCCGCCGCCCGCACCGCCTCCACCAGCAGCGCGGGCGACATGTCCTTCAGCAGGAACCCGCACGCCCCGTGCCGCAGCGCCCGGTACACGTACTCGTCCAGGTCGAACGTGGTCGCGATCAGCACGTTCAGCGGGTCCCGCACCCCAGGCCCGGCGAGCAGCCGGGTCGCCTCCAGCCCGTCCACCCGAGGCATCCGGATGTCGAGCAGGCACACGT includes:
- a CDS encoding response regulator, coding for MSIRVLIADDQEMMRSAYGMILGAQPDMEVVGSVGDGEAAVSEARRLRPDVCLLDIRMPRVDGLEATRLLAGPGVRDPLNVLIATTFDLDEYVYRALRHGACGFLLKDMSPALLVEAVRAAAAGTSMISPNVTVRLLAHLAPERGAERAEESAALVEPLTERELEVVRLVALGRTNDEVAGELHLGVATVKTHLGNAQRKLAARNRVEVAAWAWRTGLVPGRG
- a CDS encoding class I SAM-dependent methyltransferase produces the protein MTHAAHQHTSAGHGHGHPHGHDHAHGHDAANTQIEILDLDAEVLADQIASIVDSLPVPTPPATIVDLGAGTGAGALALLRRFPDAQVTAVDTAPAHLRRLVEKAETAGVADRVHPVEADLNAQWPPLGVPELVWASASLHHVDDPARVLRLVHDLLAPGGLFALVELADFPRFLPAGAPAESPGLEDRCHAAAPRHEGHADHRGTDWTPHLIEAGFTIEAHRTVTINLAPPLPDSVGRYALNALRGLRHQAADALAPEDLAVLDRLIDPDDPRSALRRPDLTVRTERVVWAARKP
- a CDS encoding helix-turn-helix domain-containing protein, coding for MDRELDGVLDAVGPRLRALRRDRGVTLAELSLRTGVSESTLSRLESGQRRATLEFLLLLARAYDVPLDDLVGAPRTGDPRIHLKPITRFGMTFVPLSRRPGGVHAFKMVIPAEPEPLAPAPKTHEGLEWLYVLSGRLRLVVGDRDLVLPPGEAAEFDTSLPHWLGTADGGAVELLILFGLHGVRSHVRPDANRTGNDEEP
- a CDS encoding TetR/AcrR family transcriptional regulator; the protein is MVQSHPRRRSAAAHRAILEAVRDLLLESGYERLSMDGIAARAGVGKQTLYRWWPSKAAVVAEATVAGLVWNGGGEVPETGDVAVDLRAWLTVLVESTAERASLVRALISASADDRGEARRLYLRFTGPHRDAVLARLRRGVDSGQVRPDADLDAVADACVGTLLFQVLTDNENHSASRLDGLLRLLLPGLLVHPRTTGAPEPPGDHH
- a CDS encoding SDR family oxidoreductase; the encoded protein is MRDTEVVVVIGTGGMGRAIAHRQGAGRHVLLADFDEATLTSAADSLRGEGHVVTAQRVDVSDAGSVRALADAAAALGRVAQVAHTAGLSPAQAPVQAILAVDLLGVELVLAEFGRVVAPGGAGVVIASMGGHLTPITPELERLLASRTAAELIASPELDPAALNPGGAYGIAKRANHFQVQAASRAWGERGARVNSISPGVIATPMGQQELASASGERMRAMVAASGTGRVGTASDIAEAAAFLLGPGSSFVTGADLLVDGGVVAAVRAGRG
- a CDS encoding 3'-5' exonuclease, with the translated sequence MSEVYRDEVPAHLRTTAQLRSSGRRPVDPGKAAAWLERVFDGDVWRTALHDVTATTPLPSSPPRAPEPARATTSPAREESATWARDVLADRDAVVLDTELTDFTGRVIEIAVVATDGATLLTSLVDPEGAQINPYAQRAHGITAQMLTGAPTLEQLWPKLDHVLRGKRVIAWNAPFDLTRLRAEHRHLFGDADLPDWLTGPWLCAMRKHAAWVGDRNTKGGGFRNHRLEGGHRAEGDCLAALAWIKRMADTAPGTEAHAGTGAHAGTGAHAVAGAHPGAVTTGAPEPDLATIRELWPQVLGKVREHSRSLEAMLGKAEPAVVAGRVLTIRHPSAVVGRRVAQSQNLGLVNAALTALLGLPWTTRVAPHDPGA
- a CDS encoding DUF664 domain-containing protein — protein: MPRHDTPPPRTGNPEAQVLRGFLDYLRSCAAAKLDGAPEPQVRAAGVPSGTNLLGLLHHLAHVERATFLGEKGIHWPSTFEAAPTDTVADVLARYRDAVERVNAVLDAVDDLGAPLPHPDAPTARWALVHLIEETGRHAGHADILRELIDGATGR
- a CDS encoding methyltransferase domain-containing protein, with the protein product MSTATEFWDGVHANRPPSAPAPNARLTEVAGPLDPGDALDLGCGGGGDALWLAERGWRVRATDISATAVERLTALARERGVADRVAAERHDLAGSFPTGRFDLVCAHYLHTPFDLDRASVLRAAARALRPGGRLLVVDHGSAAPWSWGRDDDNPPPHEVAEELALDADGWAVERCESPTRVATGPGGQRAEVVDHVLLVRRTR
- a CDS encoding MerR family transcriptional regulator; the encoded protein is MTDDQLYPIGDVARRTGLSVSAIRFYADEGVIEPTAHTDAGYRLYDVAAIARLELVRTLRDLGAGLDDIRGVLKDEMSLRELASAHLDVVEGQMRTLKARRAVLHTIVNQNSDARQVSLLHDLVNMSDDARDRLLDDFWTEVTGGLPIHPGYQEHLRRTRPVLPEEPTAEQLQAWIALADMVGDAEFRASVRHFYRQAFATPRSDELTSPQMVARSEEHSAISLEAWKAERAGTTPESPEARELAERLLRSTGLMSAEMTGQSMDEEQWADLRGLLSEPEANPEVTRFVEGFTADFGGVFEPFFALLATINDVPLEELWNTGPSDAWVAAALRAGG
- a CDS encoding alpha/beta fold hydrolase, coding for MNTRHRLVTALAALLALGATACAGPDPAGPEAAPEIPAHEVITREDPEFAGRFRHEFADVDGVRMHYVTGGSGSPVVLLHGWPQTWYGWWEVMPELAEHHTVYAIDLPGLGDSTGTPSGYDKATLARYAHTLVADRLGVRDAAVVGHDLGAAVAFQYAAQFPQDTARLGYLDLPLPGPAIGETAYRSLSWHIAFHSQPQVPEAVVGDDVREYLSLFYPQVSFNGTAFGGDATTSPFSEAEIDEYARTYREPGALSGGFELYRSLGADVRAAESAPPLDVPTLVLAAQGQSDAIRATVAPRLTNVVRSADVPNAGHWLVEENPEFVTAELLAFLGS